A segment of the Priestia aryabhattai genome:
TGTATATATTGATCTAAAAATATAACAAAAATAGGTAAATGGAAAGACAAAATGATTGACAATTTAGAAAACATCTGATAAATTGTATACAAAATCAATAAAATTAGTTGGTATTAGGAGTGGTCATATGGCACGTATTGCAAATTCAATTACAGAGTTAATTGGTCAAACACCAATCGTAAAACTAAACCGTCTAGTTGAAGAAGATATGGCGGATGTATATTTAAAGTTAGAATTTATGAACCCAGGCAGCAGCGTAAAAGATCGTATCGCATTAGCAATGATTGAAGATGCTGAAGCAAAAGGTGTTTTAAAACCTGGCGACACAATCATTGAACCAACAAGTGGTAACACAGGAATTGGCTTAGCAATGGTAGCTGCAGCAAAAGGATACCGTGCTATTTTAACAATGCCTGAAACAATGAGTATTGAGCGTCGTAATCTGCTTCGTGCGTACGGTGCAGAGTTAGTGTTAACACCAGGTCCAGAAGGAATGAAAGGTGCGGTTAATAAAGCAACTGAGCTTGCAAAGGAGCACGGCTATTTTATTCCTCAACAGTTCCAAAACGAAGCGAACCCAGAAGTGCACCGTCAAACAACGGCTAAAGAAATTATCGAGCAGTTTGGCGATCAGCTAGATGGATTTGTGGCAGGTATCGGTACTGGCGGTACTATTACAGGTGCTGGTGAAGTGTTAAAAGAAAAGTACCCAAACATCAAAATTTATGCGGTAGAGCCAGCTGATTCTCCGATTTTAAGCGGTGGTCAACCAGGACCTCATAAAATTCAAG
Coding sequences within it:
- the cysK gene encoding cysteine synthase A: MARIANSITELIGQTPIVKLNRLVEEDMADVYLKLEFMNPGSSVKDRIALAMIEDAEAKGVLKPGDTIIEPTSGNTGIGLAMVAAAKGYRAILTMPETMSIERRNLLRAYGAELVLTPGPEGMKGAVNKATELAKEHGYFIPQQFQNEANPEVHRQTTAKEIIEQFGDQLDGFVAGIGTGGTITGAGEVLKEKYPNIKIYAVEPADSPILSGGQPGPHKIQGIGANFVPDTLNTEVYDEVVAVQNDQAFEYARKVAKTEGVLVGISSGAAIYAALKAAKQLGKGKKVLAIIPSNGERYLSTPLFQFEEQTQA